A region from the Enterobacter roggenkampii genome encodes:
- the poxB gene encoding ubiquinone-dependent pyruvate dehydrogenase, producing the protein MKQTVAAYIAKTLEQAGVKRIWGVTGDSLNGLSDSLNKMKTIEWMPTRHEEVAAFAAGAEAQLTGELAVCAGSCGPGNLHLINGLFDCHRNHVPVLAIAAHIPSSEIGSGYFQETHPQELFRECSHYCELVSSPEQIPQVLAIAMRKAVLNRGVSVVVIPGDVALKAAPEGASTHWYHAPQPVVTPAEEELKKLAQLLRYASNIALMCGSGCAGAHKELLEFAGKLKAPIVHALRGKEHVEYDNPYDVGMTGLIGFSSGFHTMMNADTLILLGTQFPYRAFYPTDAKIIQIDINPASIGAHSKVDMALVGDIKSTLAALLPLLEEKTDRKFLDKALSDYRDARKGLDDLAKPSDKAIHPQYLAQQISHFADDDAIFTCDVGTPTVWAARYLKMNGKRRLLGSFNHGSMANAMPQALGAKATAPERQVVAMCGDGGFSMLMGDFLSVVQMKLPLKIVVFNNSVLGFVAMEMKAGGYLTDGTELHDTNFARIAEACGITGIRVEKASEVDEALQRAFSIDGPVLVDVVVAKEELAIPPQIKLEQAKGFSLYMLRAIISGRGDEVIELAKTNWLR; encoded by the coding sequence ATGAAACAAACCGTGGCTGCATATATAGCGAAAACGCTCGAACAGGCTGGCGTAAAACGTATCTGGGGCGTCACTGGCGATTCCCTCAACGGACTCAGCGACAGCCTCAACAAGATGAAGACCATTGAATGGATGCCGACCCGCCATGAAGAGGTTGCCGCGTTTGCCGCAGGCGCTGAAGCACAGCTTACGGGTGAGCTGGCCGTCTGCGCCGGATCCTGCGGGCCGGGTAACCTGCACCTGATCAACGGCCTTTTCGACTGCCACCGCAATCACGTTCCGGTGCTGGCGATTGCCGCCCACATCCCCTCGTCCGAAATCGGCAGCGGCTATTTTCAGGAGACGCATCCGCAGGAGCTGTTCCGTGAATGCAGCCACTATTGCGAACTGGTTTCATCCCCGGAGCAGATCCCGCAGGTTCTGGCGATCGCCATGCGCAAGGCCGTGCTGAATCGCGGCGTGTCCGTGGTCGTCATCCCGGGCGACGTGGCGCTCAAGGCCGCGCCGGAAGGAGCCAGCACCCACTGGTATCACGCGCCGCAGCCGGTGGTAACGCCAGCCGAGGAGGAGCTGAAAAAACTGGCGCAGCTGCTGCGTTACGCCAGCAATATCGCCCTGATGTGCGGCAGCGGCTGCGCGGGCGCGCACAAGGAGCTGCTGGAATTTGCCGGAAAGCTGAAAGCCCCGATTGTCCACGCCCTGCGCGGCAAAGAGCACGTCGAATACGATAACCCCTACGATGTAGGCATGACCGGGCTGATCGGTTTTTCCAGTGGCTTCCACACCATGATGAACGCCGACACGCTGATCCTGCTCGGCACCCAGTTCCCGTACCGCGCGTTTTACCCGACGGATGCCAAAATCATTCAGATTGATATCAACCCGGCCAGCATCGGCGCGCACAGCAAGGTCGATATGGCGCTGGTGGGCGACATCAAATCCACCCTTGCCGCCCTGCTGCCGCTGCTGGAAGAGAAAACCGATCGCAAGTTCCTCGATAAAGCGCTAAGCGACTATCGCGATGCCCGCAAGGGTCTGGACGACCTCGCCAAACCGAGCGACAAAGCCATTCACCCGCAGTATCTGGCGCAGCAGATCAGCCATTTCGCGGACGACGATGCCATTTTTACCTGCGACGTCGGCACGCCAACCGTCTGGGCGGCACGCTACCTGAAAATGAACGGCAAACGCCGACTGCTCGGCTCGTTCAACCACGGCTCGATGGCTAACGCCATGCCGCAGGCGCTGGGCGCAAAAGCGACGGCGCCGGAGCGTCAGGTGGTGGCGATGTGCGGCGACGGCGGGTTCAGCATGCTGATGGGTGATTTCCTGTCGGTGGTGCAGATGAAGCTTCCGCTGAAAATCGTGGTCTTCAACAACAGCGTGCTGGGCTTCGTGGCGATGGAGATGAAGGCAGGCGGCTATCTGACGGACGGCACCGAGCTGCACGACACCAACTTTGCCCGCATCGCCGAGGCCTGCGGCATTACCGGCATTCGCGTGGAGAAAGCCTCTGAGGTGGATGAAGCCCTGCAGCGCGCCTTCTCCATCGACGGCCCGGTACTGGTGGATGTGGTCGTCGCCAAAGAGGAGCTGGCCATCCCGCCACAGATCAAGCTGGAGCAGGCCAAAGGCTTTAGCCTGTACATGCTGCGCGCCATCATCAGCGGGCGTGGTGACGAGGTGATCGAACTGGCAAAAACCAACTGGCTCAGGTAA
- a CDS encoding DoxX family protein, with protein MVKSLLIAVNEKLSCDDLGKLLLRLAVGGLMLFHGLHKLFGGVGFISGMLVEKGLPGFIAYGVLIGEVVAPILIIVGLFTRPAALVLALTMIVAWLMVGLDETFALDKVGAWAIESLVYFFIGSLAVAFLGAGRFALGKTPAWR; from the coding sequence ATGGTTAAATCATTGTTAATTGCTGTTAATGAAAAGCTATCGTGCGACGATCTTGGCAAACTCTTGTTACGACTTGCCGTCGGTGGGCTGATGCTCTTTCACGGTTTGCATAAGCTGTTTGGCGGGGTGGGCTTTATCAGCGGCATGCTGGTGGAGAAAGGGCTGCCGGGGTTTATTGCCTACGGCGTGTTGATTGGCGAAGTGGTGGCGCCGATCCTGATTATTGTCGGGCTCTTTACGCGCCCGGCCGCGCTGGTGCTGGCGTTAACGATGATCGTGGCGTGGCTGATGGTGGGATTGGATGAGACATTCGCGCTCGACAAGGTCGGGGCATGGGCGATTGAAAGCCTGGTGTACTTCTTTATCGGCTCGCTGGCGGTGGCGTTTTTAGGGGCAGGGCGGTTTGCGCTGGGGAAAACACCTGCGTGGCGGTAG